AGTACCCCGACAGCTGCCACCTGATCAAAGCGGGAAAGCTAAAACCGTGCCATCTTTAACCCCagctctctctcttgttttggttttgtgcCCTTTAGGCATCTCTTAAGGGATGACCCGGTATCTTTCTTTCTGGTTTGACACCTCTTGGAAACCGAAAAAAGAGGCCTTAGTTAGGTATTGGGCATACCTTTACATGCATTCACAGATTTTGCTGCCATCAGCACCTCAGTCAGGCAGTAGCATTAGGTTCGGGAGTTACCGCAGCTGGTGTCTTTGTAGAAGCAGCACCAGAAGGAGCATGAGGAGCTTCATATGGGGCAGTGGATTGTGCTTAAGCTTCAGTAGTATCTGACGCATCTTTGAGAGATCTGTTGGCTACCCAGGCTTGGGTCCCACGATGACGACAATGGCGGGCTtctttttctcttgatcctTCTTCTCCCTCTTCTCAATAGTTGGTACCTCATGTGGAATGAGTTCTCCAATTGCCTTCCAAAAATTCTGTCCTGTTTCAGTGTGGAACTTATCTCGGCTTGCCAAATATAGCTGACAATAAGTCATGAATAAGCATATGTGATTCTGGCCAACAGTTTGATGTAAAGATCAATCCCGCTTCTTCAAATTGAAAAGATAAATGAAATGATACTTAACGTCAAAGAGATATGAACTAGAAGTGATATGAACATAGTTGAGCATATGTGCCATTTATACATCTCAATCAGCATTAATTAACAACTAGTTACCAAGTCCACATTGCACAAATAGGAAGAGGTTGCCAAAATATTGCCAGTTTGCAACTCATTCGCTAGTGCATCCACACCTATCACATTACCATATACACTACCCACAACTTTATGCTCATTGCGACCAAATAAACAAAGAACTCAAGTGAAGATTTATCAGTAATCTCCATAACTTGACCGTATTCCTTTACTATGACTTACTAGTTCTACAACTAACCAAATAAGGTCACTAGCATTGACCAATGAGATTCAACAGAAActccatttttttatttatagtttTCCATTTGCCTACGTTTTTTTGAGTCAACAATTTCACTGAATTTATGGATGAGTGTTGGATGAACTATAAATATATGATACGGCTCAGCTAATCATGTTCCGAAATTGTCAATATAAACATCTAATCACAAAAGTGCAAACAGTATTTAACATCATTcaccttctccttctctctgtTACAAGCTTTGTTGTTCTCATCGGCAAGTTGGTACTTCCTGTAGAACTCAGGTTTGTACTCCTAGGCCTCTGCTATTATCAGCTGCAACATCTCTTTCTCCTGCTTCTCCTTATCTTCAAATCTGATCGTGTTTTTCCTGCTCTTTCATCCACAATTTTACATGACATTCGCAAACACATGATCATGGTAGATCTACAGATCATTACAAGcaaaaacaaacaacataaGGTACAGAAGCTGAGCTACGAATTGAAAACTAAATCTGCTTGTTACGAGAAATAACGAAGCTGAGCAACGAATCAAACAATCTTTTGCTAGGAACATAAAATACGGAAGTTCAAGAGATCTACGTGATGCAGTTCTAATACTCAATTAAGCTCGTGACTgatgacagaaaaaaaaatcaaggagtAGTTAAGTAGAACGAAAACTGACAGCACTAGCTCACCTCCGCCACTCTCTCAGTGCGAAATCCTCCTCCGGTTCCATCTCCGACGACGGTGGCAAGATCGAGCCCTCAGTTGCCCCAAAACCTCCGTTAACTTCCTGCTGAGAAGAAAAGGATTCATCTCCGCCGACGCTGTAAGATTGGGAGCCGAAAATCGGTGACGAGTCTCCGGAGGAGTCCTCGACCGAATTGGCATCGAACTTCGAATAAGAGTCGAATGGCAAAGATTCTTTTTCGCTCTCTCCTTCCAGACCTCAGTCAGTCTAACAGGCGATTAAAGGTTTCTCTTCATCTAAAAAGGAAATCTCATCAATACATACGAACACGTATTGCTTGACACGTAAAGCGTTGTTTATGAAATTTGTGGATCCTAATCCCACCttctccgaatatttacaaggaggtatGTGGGCTTCGTCTACCCCTATATGGGCTTGATAGTCAACCCCTACGTGggtttgatttgtgcctcctacgTGAGGTCTGTTGACATAGGTTTGATCTAGTGATgcgtcgtatattgtgtttatacttgtactcaaaaaaaaaaaaaaattgagcaaaAACGTCACCGTCTgattgagtacaatggttttgacttttgagtgcACAGGATCTTTCACGCTCTAGACAGCGTCACCTTCTTTAATGCGCACAGATTTCGCGAGTGATAATTCTCTGGGTGTAGCTGCTGTTTGGGCGGGAAtgtgttttaactttttatggcgaattttttttggtaatccaTGAATCATGCTTGTGCCGAAGCTCATGAGGCCCGAAAGTGGGATAAACGGAACCTGAAATCTACAAAGAAAACTTCCGATCTCGAGTACCGTACATATCCGAACTAGGAAACACAGAGACCCTTTCACTACTTTCTCAAGGTTATTGCATGGTGGAAGCAGTGTCTTCTTTTTCATAAAAGTGACCTGATTGGTGATAACCCTTTCGGTTTTGGCTGGTACAAATAAAATGAAGGTAATCGCTGCACACAGGAATAAGAATGAACTCCCCATCATGAAGATCATCAGGGATTGAAAAACAAAGAGATCTGGGATTTCCCAATGAAGTCCAGCAATTCCTTCTATACTTTCAGCCTCAGGCCACTGTACACTGATACCAATTGATCCAATGAAAATACTGAAGCACAATCACATACTGATACCAGCCTCCTGGTCCTGAGGCTGGTCCTGAGGCTGAAAGTATTTTCCAGGAAAATACTGAAGCCCGGAAATGCTGTAAATAACGGACATCAGTTTTCTGCAGAAAAATCTACACCAATTATCATCTCATTTTTCTAATACATAACTTGCAATACTAGCACTACTAAGTACTTCCGTGAGATTTCTCCCTGTTGAACATTTCATCCAGCAATATACATATGGATGGCAGTCAGTAAAATTCACAAAATCTAACAATATATGTTCTGAATCAATATGTAATGCAAAACTTGCCCTCAAACAATATACACACTATTTTTTGATTTGACATACAATGCCCTGATTTTACAAACAACAAATACCAGAAATGTCTGTCCCCCAACTCCTTCTTGCCACTTCATAGTTCATATAGAAAATCAGGCAGCAGAGGAGCCAAAAATTACACGCTTGAGTGAATCTAATACAGAGTATCCCCACTACTGGAACTTCAGAAATCCAATACTTGTTAGAAGCTTTTGTAGTGCTGTACGGCCCCAGCTGATGTCATTGTGCCACACATTATGGTTTTGTAGCTGAGTGTCCGGTTGCTGTTCTTTCGCTGAAAGGAGTTTTTCGTTCTCAGGCTGTCCATCCCCCTCACTAAACATTCCAGTCATTCCTTCTTGATGCAGATCATCATCAACAGGTTGATGCTTCTCATCAAACTGAATATAATAATGTCTAAGTcaagttgaaaagaaagaatgcaAGGTGGGAGATGGATGTCAAGAATTGCATATGCGaacagtacaacagtccattaaATCTGCGTCAAGAGAAGCAGGCAATGCTTTTGCAGTACCATGTTGGCAAGGGTTTAACCAAATAGCTTGGATAGAGCAATATTTTGGCAGCAGTTAATGATCAGATGATGAATGCATTTCTGATGAATTTTCAAGCTCAATGAAAATGCTTGTGATTATTTTTTGCATCTCTCAAAGAAATGTAGACAATCTCAATTCAACACAAACAGCATCTCCCattcaagcaaaaaaaaaaaaaaaatgttccacACCATGCAGGAGTACCTCAAAACTTCTTTACTTGCACACAAATATTTCTGCAGACTGCAGCGATACATTATTAATACGGTTCCAATTGTTCAACTGCCAATGGCACGTCAAAAGAGAGACAAAACACGTTGGCATTTAGGTACCTGTTGTTCCAATCTTCCATAACCAACGCAATTGAGAAAGTGAGACAACTGCCTTGCCAATATAAGCAATGCCTTTAAAAATTCTTTCTAGCAAGCATGGATTTCAAGAAGATACAAGCTGAAAGCAGATGTTTTGGGACAAAGAACTCCCTAATATTGGAAAAGCTAATGAAAGGGGAACATCTTTGTTATTTTTGACGTAGTAGAAGACAAAAGGATGGGAACGAAAAAACAAAGGGTGAAAATGAAAACACAGGGTAACATTCATCAAGCAGTTACCTCTGGAAAGTTGGGACTCTTAACTTCACTAGTATCAACAGATCCATCAATGGTAATTCTTCTCTCGTCTTCATCTGGTTCAGCAGACATCACTGATAATGGGGTTAAGCCAGGTACCAGAACTGGTTCTCCTTCCTGAGTAACCAGATTTCTCTCGCTTTCAGAGTTGTTCAGTGTTGCAGATCTGCCATTATTACCAAGAATACCTTCTTCAATCACCATATTCTTATTTGCAGTGGTCATAAATTCCTCTTTAGGACTAATTCTCTCTTCACCAGGAACAGTTTTATACAATGAATTCATTGGAGAATCCCCCTTTGAGAATTCAATATTATCTGCCACCATAGCCATTGACTTCTCTTGTGGAGGTGCAACATCACCAACAATTTGTTCTTTATGTGTGGCAGTCAACGGCCTAGTCGGAGAAGAAATGTCATCAACAATACCTCCCTGGTTTAAATTGGGGACCAGTTCCTGTTTTTCATAAGTAAAATTCTCAGCAATTAACAGTTCTGAGTTAACAGCAGCCGCTTCTTCTGTTATTTTCTGAAGGTCAGCATCTTCCCAATCTTCACGAACAGTTATTGTTTCCATAGTCTCCCAAGGTTTGAATACCCTGTCTGGGCCTGGCTGCCACAAAATATTCCCAGTGCTTCCTTTTAGTATGAACTTGTATAGGATGGGCTTTCCAATGGGTACATCCTGATGAAACCAAAGATAAATTTACAGGATCAGTATTCATAATGACCAAAAATGAAACTGGGTCCTTGAGTTTCCACTCACCAGATCAACATTCCAAACATGTCCATCTGACCAGTTCAGTGGTATTGCACTTTCAGGGTCCCATAAGCCGAACATAGGTTCATCTCCAACAATGAAAATTTGATCTCCAAACACACACTCCTTCTGAAGCTGAAACTTGACATGAATGGTCTTCCATTGATCTGCAAAGCAGTGGACTCACATTGAGACTAAGAAATGCAAATTTCATAACAACAAAAAATCACTTACTTTTCTCTGGGATTTCAGCTTCGGCAGTTTCCAGGTCTGCCTACACAAATAGAtatcacaaaagaaaattttcagtaGATGACAATAAGCTTCACTAACCATACCAAATCAAAGCTCGTATATTGTTCTTGTCTCCATTCTCTGATAATCAAACTAGATTTGGGGAAAGATTTATGGTGCTTAATTGCTAAATGAAATTTCAGGTTGAACATATATCATCAAAAAGCTTTTTGACCACAATAATTTTCCAACCATGCAACACTATTATTACTTGTAAAGAAGCTAAAAGATCAAGGCACCAGTGCCTCATAGATTTTATCAGAAGGTTACTTTGAGTCAAAAATACTAGGGAAAAAAAGAACCACAAATTTGTGCAAATCGCTGGGAAATTGATATCACTAAAGTAAATCGTACAAATTTGATCCGTTAACTGAAAGTCAATTAAAATCAAGAACAGAACGCATTGAATGGAAAAGCTAATACATGTTTCGTAGTGCCAGGAATGCAATCCATTATATACAAGCAAAGGAAAGACAACTTGAGAATCCTGCAAATACACTCCTAAAGTATTCCACTTCACTATTACTTCCTTACGCCTTATCTCAGCACCAAAATAGCAAGAAAAGAATCCGAGAAGCCGTAAAAAGTTTCACAAACCAAGAAAGTAAAAACACTTGACAAATAAAATCCCCAGAATCCACAAACAATAATCCATGAAACAAGAAACATAGACACCGACAGAGAAAATCATATACCTCAGGCCCCGGCGAGATTGAAGATGATGCTGAAATCGCGCAGATTCCCCTGTGTTGCATCGAAACCACATGCAAGAACCTGACATTACTGAAAGCTTTCTTCGAAAACACTGCATAAATTTCCGGTCTACTGAGGTTGAGGTTCCTCGAGAACAGGAACCCGCTGTCTCTCGTCCCGTCGACGACGATCTTGGAGCAAGAACTCGTTAGAATCTTCATCACTAACAGAGCGAGAAAGAGACGCAGAGAGAGAGAAGTCTAGAAGTGAAAGCGCTACTCGTCTGTTTCTGTAAAAGCAATCAGATTCTGGTGGTGGTTATTGCGACGATGATGTGTCATATATAATGGTGGGTCCTCGTCGGAAAATAACAAGAATGAGCGGATCTTGTGCCACGTGGTGTGTTGAATCTGCACATTCACGTGAGAATCTCAACCAACAGTGACTTGAGCTCTTCGATCAGCCATTTTAACCTCACGGTACGTTGCCTCACCGCTTTCGATTTTTGCGCTCCATTTATTGCCATCTGTCTTCACTGTCCTACCTGATTGATTGTTATATACTCTCCCACCGCTCCTGTGGTTCTTCTTCATTGGCCGacgaaatttatttataaaaaaataaaataattatgtgATAATCATTTGGTTCTTCTATTATCATCAGTATTTATTTATAGGATTACTATTTTGGGCCTAGTGTAGCTGGGCTGTTGGAGTGTTGGGTCTTACAAAACATTTGGTCGACAGTTACGATTTCAGATGGGAGCCTACTGGGCCAAAAGCTTATTATTTGGGCCTACTGGCTAATGACTAATGTAGTTGACTAGTAATACTATATAGATTGTGGCCTTGTTGCCAAAGGCTAATTACTTGGGCCTACCGGCTAATGTAGTGGACTAGTATAGTGTGCTTAGTGGGCCCAAGTCCATAGAGTTATAGAGCCTAAGACCCTAACCAACCGAGAGAAGACTGAAGAGAATCAAATTGTGCAACTAGGGTCTAGGCTGATGGATGATACGCAAGACTTGAGAGTCGATACTTGCTATTTTGAGCCTCTCATTCAAGTCATAAAATGCAGCTCATTAATCCATTATAGAGTTGAGTTGACTCTATGCTTCTAAGGGATGGACCACGAGACGGCCAGACCAGTAGTTTTCTTCTATCTTCCTTATCCTAATTCCTAACCAGTCCAATTAATGCTGACTGCATTCCCACTCCTCTTTAAAACGACCTTCTATGAACCCTTCATAATGGACTGGACTGGACATGAACCACCAGTCCATGGGTGGGCCTTGTAAGGGGCTTTgcccttttctttttgtgtttcgTGCTATATAGTCAATGCACAAGTGACAAGGTCAACAAGTCAAAGTCATCGCTTGTGATATGCTTGATGACCAAAGTTGCACTTCCTGGCTTCCATAACTATACCCAAACCACGATCTAAAAATCATACCGAATATACGAGGTCTAGAGATAATTAATACAAAGTAGAAAAGCATGCAAGACTTGCAAGTGCGTCTGTGCGAGTCTAACCCAACCAGCTAGGGAGCTGTACGTCAGTACGTGGCATTTTCTTATGCATCCGTTTTAAGTCATTTTACGGCTGAGATCAAAAGTAGGGAATCAAGAAGTCAAACTTGATTGTTTGAAAGCCAAATCTTTGACCAATTGGGCATCGAGTCTACGTGAGAGTTTCCGAGAAAttagtgttttctttttcttcatatatTATTATGAGCATATCAGGGTTGGTGAAGTGCTTCAAGCTTGTAATCTTTACAttaaatcataaataaataaatatatatagtctTTAGGTTAAAACTTATATCTATAAATCGTCCCTCCAAGAAGCAGACATAATAGCCACCTCTCGATCCATCTATTTCTCTACTCAAATACCCACCACTTGCTTTCTCATAGCCAGTAGCCATGACAATTTCTATTCCATGCAACTCTgcaattctgcaattcacaatCTTCTCCACTTCACTTCTTCTATCATGTCTCATCACCTTGTTATACACACCACAATCCACTCTTGCTGCAACCACCGCTTTGAATGGAAATGACACAGACCACCTTGCATTGCTTGCCATAAAATCTCAAATCACTCAAGACCCACTTGGCTTATTCAACTCCTGGAACAATTCTCTCCATTTCTGTAACTGGGAAGGTGTGATCTGCAATGACGTTAACCAAAGAGTCATCACCTTGAACTTAAGCTTTCATGATTTAGTTGGTTCACTCTCTCCTCACGTAGGAAATCTTTCCTTCCTTACTGGTATTAACCTCCAAAACAACTACTTTCATGCTCAAATTCCCTCTCAATTAGGCCGTCTAGATAGAGTGAAGTACCTTAACTTCTCCAACAACTCATTCTCTGGACAGATTCCAGCCAATCTCTCTGGATGTTCAAGTCTTGTATGGCTTCGTTTAGGTTTCAATAAATTAACTGGAAAAATCCCATTTCAGCTAGGATCATTGCAAAAACTAGAGAGAATTCAGTTTCACTACAACAATCTTAGTGGGACGATCCCGGATTCTTTCGGCAACCTCTCTGTTATTAGATCTCTGTCTATGTCAGTTAACAGTTTGGAGGGGCATATACCAGATAGTCTAGGCCGGTTAAAGACACTGAATTTCCTTGGACTTGGTCTAAATAGACTTTCTGGTACAATCCCTCCTTCAGTTTTCAATCTGTCATCAGTTACTGTCTTTACCCTGCCATTTAATCAACTGCAGGGAACTCTGCCTTCAGACTTGGGATTTACGCTTCCTAATTTGCAAGTATTGAATATTGGTCACAATTCTTTTACTGGATCACTCCCTGTCTCATTATCTAATGCGTCAAATCTTCTTGAGTTTGACATCAATGGCAGTAACTTCACTGGAAAAATCGAAATTGATTTCGGAGGCTCATCTAATCTGTGGTCTCTAATTCTTGCATCCAATCCTCTTGGGACTGGAAAAGCTGACGACATGAGCTTCTTGGATTCCTTGACAAAGTGTAGGAATTTGCAGGTGCTGGATTTGAGTAATGACCAATTCAGTGGGTTATTTCCTGATTCTATAACGAACCTTTCAACCCAACTCGTGCAATTGAAATTGGGTGGGAACAAGTTATCTGGAAGCATACCTACTGGGATTGAGAAACTTGTTAACTTGACAGAGTTTACCTTGGGGAAAAATAATATCACAGGGAGTATACCTTCCAGCATTGGTAAGCTTAAGATGTTACGACGATTGGATTTATCGGAAAATGAATTTTCAGGCCAAATTCCATCATCTTTTGGCTACATAACCCAGTTGTTTTCACTTCATCTTGAAAAGAATCGCTTGACTGGATTGGTTCCTTCTTCTTTTGTGAACCTTCAGAAGTTGCAGGATTTAGACCTTTCTCAAAACTGTCTCAATGGTTCCATACCAGAAAAGGTTATGGGTCTTTCTTCTCTTACAATTTCTCTAAGTCTAGCTCAAAATCGACTATCCGGTCCCCTGCCTTCAGAAGTGAGCAACTTGAAGAATCTTGGGTACTTTGATGTTTCTGACAACATGTTGTCTGGAGAAATTCCTAGTGGTCTAGGCAGTTGTGTGGCCTTGGAATACATGCACATGAAAGGAAATCTCTTTGAAGGAACCATTCCTTCTTCTTTTAGCTCCTTGAGAGGACTTAGGGACTTGGATCTTTCGCACAACAACTTATCAGGCCAAATTCCTCAGTTTCTTCAGAATCTTTCCTTAACAAATTTGAATCTTTCTTTCAACCATTTTGATGGTCAGGTACCAATGGAGGGGATTTTTAAAAATGCAACAGCTGTTTCGTTGATCGGAAATCATAAGCTTTGTGGAGGCATACCTCCATTAAATCTGCAACAATGTGCAATCATTAGttcaaagaaaggaaaatcatCTCAAAGACTAAAGTTGATGATTGCATTACTCTCTGGACTGGTAGGACTAGTTATGATCATGTCTCTTTTAGTTATCAATCGACTGCGAAAGACAAAATCCCGTGCCTTCCACGAACCAATGCTGGAGAAAGATGTATTTCTGAAGGTTTCATTTGAAAGTCTGCTTAAAGCTACAGATGGATTTTCCTCTGCCAATTTGGTTGGAGCTGGTAACTTTGGCTCCGTCTACGAAGGACTGCTCGGTCCAGATGAAACTGTTGTTGCAGTGAAGGTAATCTACCTACATCAACACGGGGCTTTGAAGAGTTTCATCACCGAATGTGAAGCCTTGAGGAACATACGGCACCGGAATCTTGTCAAAATCTTGACTGCTTGCTCGAGTGTTGACCTTCAAGGTAACAGCTTCAAAGCTTTAGTCTACCAATACATGTGCAATGGGAGTTTGGAGAGTTGGCTACATCCGGTCTCAACTGTAAATGATGTATCTAACGATTCGAGGATGTTGAGCTTTCTCCAAAGACTGAACATTGCCATTGATGTTGCTTCTGCTCTGGA
The window above is part of the Tripterygium wilfordii isolate XIE 37 chromosome 3, ASM1340144v1, whole genome shotgun sequence genome. Proteins encoded here:
- the LOC119988941 gene encoding putative receptor-like protein kinase At3g47110, with amino-acid sequence MTISIPCNSAILQFTIFSTSLLLSCLITLLYTPQSTLAATTALNGNDTDHLALLAIKSQITQDPLGLFNSWNNSLHFCNWEGVICNDVNQRVITLNLSFHDLVGSLSPHVGNLSFLTGINLQNNYFHAQIPSQLGRLDRVKYLNFSNNSFSGQIPANLSGCSSLVWLRLGFNKLTGKIPFQLGSLQKLERIQFHYNNLSGTIPDSFGNLSVIRSLSMSVNSLEGHIPDSLGRLKTLNFLGLGLNRLSGTIPPSVFNLSSVTVFTLPFNQLQGTLPSDLGFTLPNLQVLNIGHNSFTGSLPVSLSNASNLLEFDINGSNFTGKIEIDFGGSSNLWSLILASNPLGTGKADDMSFLDSLTKCRNLQVLDLSNDQFSGLFPDSITNLSTQLVQLKLGGNKLSGSIPTGIEKLVNLTEFTLGKNNITGSIPSSIGKLKMLRRLDLSENEFSGQIPSSFGYITQLFSLHLEKNRLTGLVPSSFVNLQKLQDLDLSQNCLNGSIPEKVMGLSSLTISLSLAQNRLSGPLPSEVSNLKNLGYFDVSDNMLSGEIPSGLGSCVALEYMHMKGNLFEGTIPSSFSSLRGLRDLDLSHNNLSGQIPQFLQNLSLTNLNLSFNHFDGQVPMEGIFKNATAVSLIGNHKLCGGIPPLNLQQCAIISSKKGKSSQRLKLMIALLSGLVGLVMIMSLLVINRLRKTKSRAFHEPMLEKDVFLKVSFESLLKATDGFSSANLVGAGNFGSVYEGLLGPDETVVAVKVIYLHQHGALKSFITECEALRNIRHRNLVKILTACSSVDLQGNSFKALVYQYMCNGSLESWLHPVSTVNDVSNDSRMLSFLQRLNIAIDVASALEYLHHHCPSPIVHCDLKPSNVLLDKNFTAHISDFGLARLIPDATNRGPSDHTSSVGLKGTMGYAAPEYGMGSKVSTCGDVYSYGILLLEMFTGKRPTDDMFKDGLNIHNFVKNDLPERLSEILDPLFVAGGVEEEEITIEESFITGHIRKDRMNESLIAILRIGVACSMESPRERMDIRDVEKELQRIRKHYY
- the LOC119987567 gene encoding uncharacterized protein LOC119987567, with the translated sequence MKILTSSCSKIVVDGTRDSGFLFSRNLNLSRPEIYAVFSKKAFSNVRFLHVVSMQHRGICAISASSSISPGPEADLETAEAEIPEKNQWKTIHVKFQLQKECVFGDQIFIVGDEPMFGLWDPESAIPLNWSDGHVWNVDLDVPIGKPILYKFILKGSTGNILWQPGPDRVFKPWETMETITVREDWEDADLQKITEEAAAVNSELLIAENFTYEKQELVPNLNQGGIVDDISSPTRPLTATHKEQIVGDVAPPQEKSMAMVADNIEFSKGDSPMNSLYKTVPGEERISPKEEFMTTANKNMVIEEGILGNNGRSATLNNSESERNLVTQEGEPVLVPGLTPLSVMSAEPDEDERRITIDGSVDTSEVKSPNFPEFDEKHQPVDDDLHQEGMTGMFSEGDGQPENEKLLSAKEQQPDTQLQNHNVWHNDISWGRTALQKLLTSIGFLKFQ